Proteins found in one Actinokineospora alba genomic segment:
- a CDS encoding S-(hydroxymethyl)mycothiol dehydrogenase, with amino-acid sequence MAQNVRGVIARAKGQPVSVETIVIPDPGPGEAVVKVQSCGVCHTDLHYREGGINDEFPFLLGHEAAGIVETVGEGVTNIEPGDFVILNWRAVCGRCRACLKGKPWYCFDTHNAAQPMTLEDGTPLSPALGIGAFAEKTLVHSGQCTKVDPEASPTAVGLLGCGVMAGLGAALNTGGVSRGDTVAVIGCGGVGDAAIAGSKLAGATTIIAVDVDDRKLEWAKGIGATHTINAKSGDPVEAIKELTGGFGADVVIDAVGRPETWKQAFYARDLAGTVVLVGVPTPDMTIEMPLIDFFSRGGSLKSSWYGDCLPSRDFPYLVDLYRQGRLDLDAFVSETIALDGVEDAFDRMHHGDVLRSVVVF; translated from the coding sequence ATGGCCCAGAACGTTCGCGGTGTCATCGCAAGAGCGAAGGGCCAGCCGGTCTCCGTCGAGACGATCGTGATTCCCGACCCGGGTCCGGGCGAAGCGGTGGTGAAGGTCCAGTCCTGCGGCGTCTGCCACACGGATCTGCACTACCGCGAGGGCGGAATCAACGACGAGTTCCCGTTCCTGCTCGGCCATGAGGCCGCGGGGATCGTGGAGACCGTCGGTGAGGGTGTCACCAACATCGAGCCCGGCGACTTCGTCATCCTGAACTGGCGCGCGGTGTGCGGCCGGTGCCGCGCCTGCCTCAAGGGCAAGCCCTGGTACTGCTTCGACACCCACAACGCCGCCCAGCCGATGACCCTCGAAGACGGCACGCCGCTGTCACCCGCGTTGGGGATCGGTGCGTTCGCCGAGAAGACGCTGGTCCACAGTGGACAATGCACGAAGGTCGACCCGGAAGCGAGTCCGACCGCTGTGGGTCTGCTCGGCTGCGGTGTCATGGCCGGGCTGGGCGCGGCGCTCAACACCGGCGGGGTCTCGCGTGGCGACACGGTCGCGGTGATCGGCTGCGGCGGCGTCGGCGACGCGGCCATCGCCGGGTCGAAGCTCGCCGGCGCGACGACGATCATCGCCGTCGACGTCGACGACCGGAAACTGGAGTGGGCCAAGGGAATCGGCGCCACGCACACCATCAACGCCAAGTCCGGCGACCCGGTCGAAGCCATCAAGGAACTCACCGGCGGCTTCGGCGCGGACGTCGTTATCGACGCCGTCGGTCGCCCGGAGACGTGGAAGCAGGCGTTCTACGCGCGCGACCTCGCGGGCACCGTCGTGCTGGTCGGGGTGCCGACTCCGGACATGACGATCGAGATGCCACTGATCGACTTCTTCTCCCGCGGCGGCTCGCTCAAGTCGAGCTGGTACGGCGACTGCCTGCCCTCGCGCGACTTCCCGTACCTGGTCGACCTCTACCGCCAGGGCCGCCTCGACCTCGACGCGTTCGTCTCCGAGACCATCGCGCTCGACGGTGTCGAGGACGCGTTCGACCGCATGCACCACGGCGACGTGCTCCGCTCGGTCGTGGTGTTCTGA
- a CDS encoding MBL fold metallo-hydrolase translates to MSARIDYVVTSGTFNHDGETHEVDNNVWIIGDDDEVVIIDAAHDADEILAAVDDRRVKAIICTHAHDDHINVAEDLAKVTDALVMLHPADEELWRHLYPDDDFESLFDGEVIEVAGIELHIIHTPGHTPGGISIYAPELDAVFTGDTLFRGGPGATGRSLSDFPTIIDSITERLFELPSETIVHTGHGDSTSIGQEAPDLDEWLQRGH, encoded by the coding sequence ATGAGCGCCCGCATCGACTACGTCGTCACCTCCGGCACGTTCAACCACGACGGCGAGACCCACGAGGTCGACAACAACGTCTGGATCATCGGCGACGACGACGAGGTGGTGATCATCGACGCCGCCCACGACGCCGACGAGATCCTCGCCGCGGTCGACGACCGCCGGGTCAAGGCGATCATCTGCACGCACGCCCACGACGACCACATCAACGTCGCCGAAGACCTGGCGAAGGTGACCGACGCGCTGGTCATGCTGCACCCCGCCGACGAGGAGCTGTGGCGCCACCTCTACCCGGACGACGACTTCGAGTCGCTGTTCGACGGCGAGGTCATCGAGGTCGCGGGCATCGAGCTGCACATCATCCACACGCCGGGCCACACACCAGGCGGCATCTCCATCTACGCGCCCGAACTCGACGCCGTCTTCACCGGCGACACCCTGTTCCGCGGCGGGCCGGGGGCGACGGGCCGCTCGCTCAGCGACTTCCCGACGATCATCGACTCGATCACCGAGCGGCTCTTCGAGCTCCCGTCGGAGACGATCGTCCATACGGGCCACGGTGATTCGACGTCCATCGGCCAGGAGGCCCCTGATCTTGACGAATGGCTCCAACGCGGCCACTAG
- a CDS encoding L-histidine N(alpha)-methyltransferase encodes MTADERPLPGDLAKAIEESDFAWSLVLVGEDQSSKLASLTSDLRGKPSPNGEGKQITSGYQYWGIGPTIAWAHACSDPFYQVMKQSLESFTRRWRRISGKVGGSPFHYVCLGAGTGHKDRQILETLLADNPDMFYFPVDISSEMLRLGTNESTRGLGMAGHQIIPVHLDFAIIENLRELGKLLRSIVGDEPILYSLLGNTMANFDDDSEILSSLTSLLRPQDRFLLEVATTDDVTDDLARQVVEEYARSRAYKEFVTSALLHNSDLTIDMESVQFRGSVEPGRALKVKVIYQNRSGGDIQMTLPDRTRVLFPDNDTILLQVTRKYARKALDEILTRCGLRRVAATHSDFRTQRASPGFGMELVLLGRAQGGEPAPTQRRTRADEIWAN; translated from the coding sequence GTGACCGCTGATGAGAGACCACTGCCAGGCGACTTGGCCAAGGCCATCGAGGAGTCGGACTTCGCGTGGTCGCTCGTGCTCGTCGGTGAGGACCAGTCGAGCAAGCTCGCGTCGCTGACCTCGGACCTGCGCGGCAAGCCGTCGCCCAACGGCGAGGGCAAGCAGATCACCTCGGGCTACCAGTACTGGGGGATAGGGCCGACGATCGCCTGGGCGCACGCCTGCTCCGACCCGTTCTACCAGGTCATGAAGCAGAGCCTGGAGTCGTTCACCCGGCGCTGGCGGCGGATCAGCGGCAAGGTCGGCGGGTCGCCGTTCCACTACGTCTGCCTCGGCGCGGGCACCGGCCACAAGGACCGGCAGATCCTGGAGACCCTGCTCGCCGACAACCCGGACATGTTCTATTTCCCGGTCGACATCAGCTCGGAGATGCTCCGCCTGGGCACCAACGAGTCGACCCGCGGCCTGGGCATGGCCGGCCACCAGATCATCCCGGTGCACCTCGACTTCGCGATCATCGAGAACCTGCGCGAACTGGGCAAACTGCTGCGCAGCATCGTCGGCGACGAGCCGATCCTGTACTCGCTGCTCGGCAACACGATGGCCAACTTCGACGACGACTCCGAGATCCTGTCCAGCCTGACGTCGCTGTTGCGCCCGCAGGACCGGTTCCTGCTGGAGGTCGCGACCACCGACGACGTGACCGACGATCTCGCCCGCCAGGTGGTCGAGGAGTACGCGCGGAGCCGGGCGTACAAGGAGTTCGTCACCAGCGCGTTGCTGCACAACTCCGACCTGACGATCGACATGGAGTCCGTGCAGTTCCGCGGTTCCGTCGAGCCCGGGCGTGCGCTCAAGGTGAAGGTGATCTACCAGAACCGCAGCGGCGGCGACATCCAGATGACCCTGCCCGACCGCACCCGCGTGCTGTTCCCGGACAACGACACGATCCTGCTGCAGGTCACCAGGAAGTACGCCCGCAAGGCCCTCGACGAGATCCTCACCCGCTGCGGCCTGCGCCGGGTCGCGGCCACCCACTCCGACTTCCGGACCCAGCGGGCCTCGCCCGGGTTCGGCATGGAACTGGTCCTGCTCGGCCGCGCCCAGGGCGGCGAACCGGCGCCCACGCAACGCCGGACCAGGGCGGACGAGATCTGGGCGAACTAA
- a CDS encoding SDR family NAD(P)-dependent oxidoreductase, protein MQIDGTAAIVTGGASGLGGATAQALAAQGASVFALDLPAAIETAPQVEGITYVPTDVTDPEQVQAAVDAAVASGKPLRVVVNCAGIGPSARILSKKGPHDLNLFRKVIEVNLIGTFNVVTLAAAAIAQTEALDHNQRGVIINTASIAAFDGQIGQAAYSASKGGVVGLNLPAARDLATSGIRVLTIAPGIIDTPMLATVSDEFRAALAEGVPFPKRLGKPEEYAKLALSIIDQDYLNGEVIRLDGSLRMAPR, encoded by the coding sequence ATGCAGATCGACGGCACCGCGGCCATCGTCACCGGAGGAGCGTCCGGCCTCGGTGGGGCCACCGCGCAGGCGCTCGCCGCGCAGGGTGCGAGTGTCTTCGCGCTCGATCTGCCCGCCGCCATCGAGACCGCGCCGCAGGTCGAGGGCATCACCTACGTCCCCACCGACGTGACCGACCCCGAGCAGGTCCAGGCCGCCGTCGACGCCGCTGTGGCGTCCGGCAAGCCGCTGCGTGTCGTGGTCAACTGCGCCGGGATCGGGCCTTCGGCTCGCATCCTGTCCAAGAAGGGCCCGCACGACCTCAACTTGTTCCGCAAGGTCATCGAGGTCAACCTGATCGGCACGTTCAACGTGGTCACCCTGGCCGCCGCCGCCATCGCGCAGACGGAAGCCCTCGACCACAACCAGCGTGGCGTCATCATCAACACCGCCTCGATCGCCGCCTTCGACGGCCAGATCGGGCAGGCCGCCTACTCCGCGTCCAAGGGTGGTGTCGTGGGCCTGAACCTCCCGGCCGCGCGCGACCTGGCGACGTCGGGAATCCGGGTGCTCACCATCGCCCCCGGCATCATCGACACCCCGATGCTCGCGACCGTGTCCGACGAGTTCCGGGCCGCGCTCGCCGAGGGTGTGCCCTTCCCGAAGCGCCTCGGCAAGCCCGAGGAGTACGCGAAGCTCGCGCTGTCGATCATCGACCAGGACTACCTCAACGGCGAGGTGATCCGTCTCGACGGCTCGCTGCGCATGGCGCCGAGGTAG
- a CDS encoding oxidoreductase: MSTTPEDDPGAVSAPGWTAADIPDLVGRTAIVTGGNSGLGFQTSRELARHGAHVILTARDAAKGAEAVEAIRTEQPEASIETRLVDLADLDTVTAFADTVDQVDILINNAGVMMPPRSESAQGYELQFAVNHLGHFALTGLLLDKLKSGRDPRVVTVSSFMHKRGRIHFDDLHGEHKYSRSGYYSQSKLANVVFGLEFHRRLRANGFTVASVLAHPGYSATNLQTSGPTGVAKLALKMSNKFMAQEAEMGALPQLYAATHPDIESGQFVGPNGRREQKGYPTLVEPLEAARDRELAKRLWDVSEELTGTDFGLAR; this comes from the coding sequence ATGAGCACCACACCCGAGGACGATCCGGGGGCGGTGTCCGCCCCCGGGTGGACCGCCGCCGATATCCCCGACCTGGTCGGCCGCACCGCCATCGTGACCGGTGGCAACAGCGGCCTGGGCTTCCAGACCAGCCGTGAGCTGGCCCGACACGGCGCCCACGTCATCCTGACCGCCCGCGACGCCGCCAAGGGCGCCGAGGCGGTCGAGGCCATCCGCACCGAGCAGCCCGAGGCGAGCATCGAGACCCGCCTCGTCGACCTCGCCGACCTGGACACGGTGACCGCTTTCGCCGACACCGTCGACCAGGTCGACATCCTCATCAACAACGCGGGCGTGATGATGCCGCCGCGTTCGGAGAGCGCCCAGGGTTACGAGCTGCAGTTCGCCGTCAACCACCTGGGCCATTTCGCACTCACCGGCCTGCTGCTGGACAAGCTGAAGTCGGGGCGCGACCCGCGGGTCGTGACTGTCAGCTCGTTCATGCACAAGCGCGGCCGGATCCATTTCGACGATTTGCACGGCGAGCACAAGTACTCGCGCAGCGGCTACTACTCGCAGTCCAAACTCGCCAACGTGGTGTTCGGTCTGGAGTTCCACCGCAGGCTGCGGGCCAACGGGTTCACGGTGGCCAGCGTGCTGGCGCATCCGGGGTATTCGGCGACGAACCTGCAGACCTCCGGGCCGACCGGCGTGGCGAAGCTGGCCTTGAAGATGTCGAACAAGTTCATGGCCCAGGAAGCCGAGATGGGGGCGTTGCCGCAGCTGTATGCGGCGACCCACCCGGACATCGAGAGCGGGCAGTTCGTCGGGCCCAACGGGCGGCGCGAGCAGAAGGGGTATCCCACCCTGGTGGAGCCCCTTGAGGCCGCCCGCGACCGCGAACTGGCCAAGCGCCTGTGGGACGTGAGTGAAGAGCTGACCGGGACTGATTTCGGTCTCGCTCGATAA
- a CDS encoding aldo/keto reductase, which translates to MELRHLGASGLVVGAVGLGCNNLGRPGTPTESIAGARALVHAALDAGVSLFDIADVYGAPRGRSEELLGQALTGRRDHAVIATKFGMDMQGGSGPDFGARASRGYIRRAVEASLRRLNTDWIDLYQLHRPDTGTPIAETLGALDDLVREGHVRYAGVCNLAAWQIADAAWIAKTNNVVAPATAQNHYSLLERDAERELLPACERFDVSLLPYFPLANGLLTGKYTRDQPPPAGSRLANRQRLIDDAPWHKIEKLRAFASSRGITMATLAIGWLATQPAVGSVIAGATTPNQVIANSNALHWSPTQEDLDAIDEICPPTRR; encoded by the coding sequence GTGGAGCTGCGGCACCTGGGTGCGTCCGGGTTGGTGGTGGGAGCGGTCGGACTGGGGTGCAACAACCTGGGCAGGCCGGGCACCCCGACCGAGTCGATCGCTGGCGCGCGCGCCCTGGTCCACGCGGCGCTCGACGCGGGGGTCTCGCTGTTCGACATCGCCGACGTCTACGGCGCCCCGCGCGGCCGCAGCGAGGAGCTTCTCGGCCAGGCGCTGACAGGTCGTCGAGACCACGCGGTCATCGCGACGAAGTTCGGCATGGACATGCAGGGCGGGAGCGGCCCGGACTTCGGCGCCCGCGCTTCGCGCGGGTACATCCGGCGGGCGGTGGAGGCGTCGCTGCGCAGGCTCAACACCGACTGGATCGACCTGTACCAGCTGCACCGGCCCGATACCGGCACGCCGATCGCGGAGACCCTGGGCGCGCTGGACGACCTGGTCCGCGAAGGCCACGTGCGCTACGCCGGGGTGTGCAACCTGGCGGCCTGGCAGATCGCCGACGCCGCCTGGATCGCGAAGACCAACAACGTCGTCGCCCCGGCGACCGCGCAGAACCACTACTCGCTGCTCGAACGCGACGCCGAGCGCGAGCTCTTGCCCGCGTGCGAACGGTTCGACGTGAGCCTGCTGCCGTACTTCCCGCTGGCCAACGGCCTGCTGACCGGCAAATACACCCGCGACCAGCCACCGCCTGCCGGTTCCCGGCTGGCCAACCGCCAGCGCCTGATCGACGACGCCCCCTGGCACAAGATCGAGAAACTCCGCGCCTTCGCCTCTTCGCGCGGCATCACGATGGCGACCCTCGCCATCGGCTGGCTGGCCACCCAACCCGCAGTGGGCTCGGTCATCGCCGGCGCCACCACCCCGAACCAGGTGATCGCCAACTCCAACGCCCTGCACTGGAGCCCCACCCAGGAAGACCTCGACGCCATCGACGAGATCTGCCCGCCCACCCGCCGCTGA
- a CDS encoding DUF1697 domain-containing protein — MTRIAALLRGVNVGGNKKIAMADFRTVLSDLGYDDVRTLLQSGNAVFSAKGNAAKPAAVEKRIEKALADLGLTTRCLARTADELQAVIDGHPLVDLADNGSRMLAVFLSEDLDPALADEVVALAPDHIRIGSRVVYQWCPDGILQAPELVPLVAKRTKIAATARNWNTVVKIGAAL; from the coding sequence ATGACCCGAATTGCCGCTCTGCTGCGCGGAGTGAACGTCGGCGGAAACAAGAAGATCGCCATGGCCGACTTTCGCACCGTGCTGTCCGACTTGGGCTATGACGACGTTCGGACGCTGCTGCAGAGCGGCAATGCCGTGTTCTCCGCCAAAGGCAACGCCGCCAAGCCCGCCGCGGTCGAGAAGCGGATCGAGAAAGCGCTCGCGGACCTGGGTCTCACCACGCGCTGCCTGGCGCGGACGGCCGACGAGCTCCAGGCCGTGATCGACGGGCACCCGCTGGTCGACCTGGCCGACAACGGGTCTCGGATGCTGGCTGTGTTCCTGTCGGAGGACTTGGATCCGGCGTTGGCCGACGAGGTGGTCGCGCTGGCGCCGGACCACATCCGCATCGGTTCGCGGGTCGTCTACCAGTGGTGCCCGGACGGCATTCTGCAGGCGCCGGAACTCGTCCCGCTGGTCGCGAAACGGACCAAAATCGCGGCCACCGCCCGCAACTGGAACACCGTGGTAAAGATCGGCGCGGCTCTCTGA
- a CDS encoding long-chain-acyl-CoA synthetase produces MDASEQLAARKVRFVDVLRALPKLAPDGLRMARGAVGLVTLKPTTKDSIGHIFQRAAAEHPERPFLRFENTEITYDQANLLVNQYASVYAAHGVGPGSTVAVMAGNRPETLLAALAGVKLGAAVGMINTNQRGDVLDHSVRLLNATVLVAGRDYREALDEVNTPTILDLETLAHGATSTANPAVTATLAASTTAFYIFTSGTTGMPKASSMSHFRWLKSMAGIGGLGVRLRADDTLYCCLPLYHNNALTVSLSSVLSAGATLALGRSFSASRFWDDVVRTRSTAFCYIGELCRYLLNQPPRAIEREHKVRVVVGNGLRPEIWHEFTERFGIKRVAEFYGASECNLAFINALNIDQTAGTCPLPFAVVEYDADTGKPKRVGERLRKVKSGEVGLLLTKVTSRAPFDGYTDAEASERKLVRAAFKKDDCWFDTGDLVRMQGFKHVAFVDRLGDTFRWKGENVATTEVEGAIGERPDVEQAVVYGVAVPGTDGKAGMAAVKLRDGAQFDGEVLGKHLAERLPTYAIPLFVRVINEVEQTSTFKSRKVDLRDEGYARSVTDPLFVFTGDQYVPWYPSYPDEVAAGRIRV; encoded by the coding sequence ATGGATGCATCGGAGCAGCTCGCGGCCCGCAAGGTCCGCTTCGTCGATGTCCTGCGCGCCTTGCCGAAACTCGCGCCGGATGGACTCAGGATGGCGCGCGGAGCGGTCGGCCTGGTCACGCTCAAGCCGACCACTAAAGACTCGATCGGCCACATCTTCCAGCGCGCCGCCGCTGAGCACCCCGAGCGCCCGTTCCTCCGCTTCGAGAACACCGAGATCACCTATGACCAGGCGAACCTGCTGGTCAACCAGTACGCGTCGGTGTACGCCGCGCACGGGGTGGGACCGGGCTCGACGGTCGCGGTGATGGCAGGCAACCGGCCGGAGACGCTGCTCGCCGCGCTCGCGGGGGTGAAGCTCGGGGCCGCCGTCGGGATGATCAACACCAACCAGCGCGGCGACGTGCTCGACCACAGCGTGCGGCTGCTCAACGCCACGGTGCTGGTCGCGGGGCGCGACTACCGCGAGGCGCTCGACGAGGTCAACACGCCGACGATCCTTGATCTGGAGACGCTGGCGCACGGCGCGACCTCCACCGCGAATCCCGCGGTCACCGCGACGCTGGCCGCATCCACCACGGCCTTCTACATCTTCACCTCGGGCACGACCGGGATGCCCAAAGCGAGCTCGATGTCGCATTTCCGGTGGCTCAAGAGCATGGCCGGAATCGGCGGACTCGGTGTGCGCCTGCGGGCCGATGACACGCTCTACTGTTGTCTCCCGCTCTATCACAACAACGCTTTGACGGTTTCCCTCTCCTCCGTCCTTTCCGCGGGCGCGACGCTCGCGCTCGGCCGGTCGTTCTCCGCGTCCCGCTTCTGGGACGACGTGGTCCGCACCCGTTCCACCGCGTTCTGCTACATCGGCGAACTCTGCCGCTACCTGCTCAACCAGCCGCCGCGCGCGATCGAGCGCGAGCACAAGGTCCGCGTAGTCGTCGGCAACGGTCTTCGACCCGAGATCTGGCACGAGTTCACCGAGCGTTTCGGCATCAAGCGGGTCGCCGAGTTCTACGGCGCCAGCGAGTGCAACCTGGCCTTCATCAACGCGCTGAACATCGACCAGACCGCGGGCACCTGCCCGCTGCCGTTCGCGGTCGTCGAGTACGACGCCGACACCGGCAAGCCCAAGCGGGTCGGCGAGCGGCTGCGCAAGGTCAAGTCCGGCGAGGTGGGCCTGCTCCTGACCAAGGTCACCAGCCGCGCCCCGTTCGACGGCTACACCGACGCCGAGGCCTCCGAGCGCAAGCTCGTGCGCGCCGCCTTCAAGAAGGACGACTGCTGGTTCGACACCGGTGACCTGGTCCGGATGCAGGGCTTCAAGCACGTCGCGTTCGTCGACCGGCTCGGCGACACCTTCCGCTGGAAGGGCGAGAACGTCGCCACGACCGAGGTCGAGGGCGCGATCGGCGAGCGGCCGGACGTCGAGCAGGCCGTGGTCTACGGCGTCGCCGTGCCGGGGACCGACGGCAAGGCCGGAATGGCCGCGGTGAAGTTGCGTGACGGCGCCCAGTTCGACGGCGAGGTCCTGGGCAAGCACCTCGCCGAGCGACTCCCGACCTACGCGATCCCGCTGTTCGTGCGGGTGATCAACGAGGTCGAGCAGACGTCGACGTTCAAGTCGCGCAAGGTGGACCTGCGCGACGAGGGCTATGCCCGCTCGGTGACCGATCCGCTGTTCGTCTTCACCGGCGACCAGTACGTGCCCTGGTATCCGTCGTATCCGGACGAGGTGGCAGCGGGCAGAATTCGGGTATGA
- the gmd gene encoding GDP-mannose 4,6-dehydratase: MRRALITGITGQDGRYLAELLHSQGYEVFGLLKGQNNPRSDMVQAELPFVEFVAADLQDLSSLVAALEQVQPDEVYNLGAISFVALSFKQAELTANVTGLGVLRLLEAIRMVGGSVNNPIRFYQASSSEMFGKVRESPQVETTPFYPRSPYGCAKVFGHDITVNYRDSYGLYACSGILFNHESPRRGIEFVTRKVTNAVARIKLGLQETLVLGDMDPRRDWGFAGDYVKAMWLMLQQDEPDDYVVATGHTHSVRDFVNAAFCHVGLDDWEGFVTQDPRFFRPAEVDLLVGDATKAHEKLGWKPEVDFEQLVAMMVENDLQIEAAKAGLKVP; encoded by the coding sequence ATGCGACGTGCGTTGATCACCGGTATCACCGGTCAAGACGGCAGATACCTTGCCGAGCTCCTCCACAGCCAGGGCTACGAGGTGTTCGGCCTGCTCAAGGGGCAGAACAACCCGCGCAGCGACATGGTTCAGGCCGAACTGCCGTTCGTCGAGTTCGTCGCGGCGGACCTGCAGGACCTCTCCAGCCTGGTGGCCGCCCTCGAACAGGTGCAGCCAGACGAGGTCTACAACCTGGGCGCCATCTCCTTCGTCGCGCTCAGCTTCAAGCAGGCCGAGCTGACCGCCAACGTCACCGGCCTCGGCGTGCTCCGGCTCCTCGAAGCCATCCGGATGGTCGGCGGCAGCGTCAACAACCCGATCCGCTTCTACCAGGCGTCCAGCTCCGAGATGTTCGGCAAGGTCCGCGAATCGCCGCAGGTGGAGACCACGCCGTTCTACCCGCGTTCGCCCTACGGCTGCGCCAAGGTGTTCGGCCACGACATCACGGTCAACTACCGCGACAGCTACGGCCTCTACGCCTGCTCGGGCATCCTGTTCAACCACGAGAGCCCCCGCCGCGGCATCGAGTTCGTGACCAGGAAGGTCACCAACGCCGTCGCGCGGATCAAGCTCGGCCTGCAGGAGACGCTGGTCCTCGGCGACATGGACCCGCGCCGCGACTGGGGATTCGCCGGCGACTACGTCAAGGCGATGTGGCTGATGCTGCAGCAGGACGAGCCGGACGACTACGTCGTCGCCACCGGCCACACCCACAGCGTCCGCGACTTCGTCAACGCCGCGTTCTGCCACGTCGGTTTGGACGACTGGGAGGGTTTCGTCACCCAGGACCCGCGCTTCTTCCGCCCCGCCGAGGTCGACCTGCTGGTCGGCGACGCGACGAAGGCGCACGAGAAGCTGGGTTGGAAGCCTGAAGTCGACTTCGAGCAGCTCGTGGCGATGATGGTCGAGAACGACCTGCAGATCGAGGCGGCCAAGGCAGGTCTGAAGGTCCCGTGA
- a CDS encoding FkbM family methyltransferase: MISYAQNAEDVVLARLFGGQASGRYVDIGAGDPVEASVTKAFYDLGWRGINIEPIPALGAALRAARPDDVTLGVAVGAGKGTATLHVVDEEWGWSTLDQDLAGHYRDDRSWRVDEIEVDVLTLADILDQYPGPVDFLKVDVEGAEQDVIDGGDWTRHRPRVLVVEATEPGSPTPAHQAWEPTLLAAGYRCALFDGLNRFYAQADDTEALDKLSVPANVFDKYQPYAAHQQAKTLADIASVRAAESGYIRRLEESLRESSEAAARDAEHHQSLEAAISALRADLVKSHRYSAALESRIAELENLLAASAPARPTNTH, from the coding sequence GTGATCTCCTACGCGCAGAACGCCGAGGATGTGGTCCTCGCCCGACTCTTCGGGGGCCAGGCGTCCGGGCGCTACGTGGACATTGGGGCGGGCGACCCGGTCGAGGCCTCGGTCACCAAGGCCTTCTACGACCTGGGCTGGCGGGGCATCAACATCGAGCCCATCCCGGCGCTGGGCGCGGCCCTGCGCGCCGCCCGACCGGACGACGTGACCCTCGGCGTCGCGGTCGGCGCGGGCAAGGGGACGGCCACCCTCCATGTCGTCGACGAGGAGTGGGGCTGGTCCACCCTCGACCAGGATCTCGCCGGGCACTACCGCGACGACCGCTCGTGGCGGGTCGACGAGATCGAGGTCGACGTGCTCACGCTGGCCGACATCCTCGACCAGTACCCCGGGCCGGTCGACTTCCTCAAGGTCGACGTCGAAGGCGCCGAACAAGACGTGATCGACGGCGGCGACTGGACCCGGCACCGCCCGCGGGTGCTCGTCGTGGAGGCCACCGAACCCGGTTCGCCCACGCCGGCGCACCAGGCGTGGGAGCCGACGCTGCTCGCCGCGGGCTACCGGTGCGCCCTGTTCGACGGCCTCAACCGGTTCTACGCGCAGGCCGACGACACCGAGGCGCTCGACAAGCTCTCGGTGCCCGCCAACGTCTTCGACAAGTACCAGCCCTACGCCGCCCACCAGCAGGCGAAGACCCTCGCGGACATCGCTTCCGTGCGGGCGGCGGAGTCCGGGTACATCCGCAGGCTTGAGGAATCGCTGCGCGAGAGCAGCGAGGCGGCGGCCCGGGACGCGGAGCACCACCAGTCGCTGGAGGCGGCGATCAGCGCGCTTCGGGCCGACCTGGTGAAGTCCCACCGCTACTCCGCCGCGCTGGAAAGCCGGATCGCCGAACTCGAGAACCTGCTGGCCGCGAGCGCCCCCGCTCGTCCGACGAACACGCACTGA
- a CDS encoding class I SAM-dependent methyltransferase, which translates to MTTTTDAQTLQHARNMVDRVNAAGGSYHQLELGPGLVIKGDYDMRKYLSYYKIADRLDGTTVLDVGTSSGFFALEAHRRGATVTAIDIWADDCLLAEISQTMGLDLTYVSKNIYDLDPTFGKFDLVICGSLLLHLPDPVGALRALRAVTGNRLVISTAATPDSAESAEPVCHFVGRHADDGDYWAYWTVGAVALRQMLLAAGFSRVEDIDHFTLRTEDDRVDYSVPHVVMSAYV; encoded by the coding sequence GTGACGACGACTACCGACGCACAAACCCTTCAGCACGCCAGGAACATGGTCGACCGGGTCAACGCCGCGGGCGGTTCCTATCACCAGTTGGAGCTCGGCCCCGGCCTGGTGATCAAGGGCGACTACGACATGCGGAAGTACTTGTCGTATTACAAGATCGCCGACCGGCTCGACGGCACGACCGTCCTTGACGTGGGCACCTCCAGCGGATTCTTCGCCCTGGAGGCGCACCGGCGCGGCGCCACGGTGACGGCGATCGATATCTGGGCGGACGACTGTCTGCTCGCGGAGATCAGCCAGACGATGGGCCTCGACCTCACCTACGTCTCCAAGAACATCTACGACCTGGACCCGACGTTCGGCAAGTTCGACCTGGTCATCTGCGGGTCGCTGCTGCTGCACCTGCCGGACCCGGTCGGCGCGCTCCGTGCGCTGCGCGCGGTCACGGGCAACCGGCTGGTCATCTCGACCGCGGCGACCCCGGACAGCGCCGAGTCCGCGGAGCCGGTCTGCCACTTCGTCGGCAGGCACGCCGACGACGGTGACTACTGGGCCTACTGGACCGTCGGCGCGGTCGCGCTGCGGCAGATGCTGCTCGCCGCCGGGTTCTCCCGGGTCGAGGACATCGACCACTTCACCCTGCGGACCGAGGACGACCGGGTCGACTACTCGGTGCCGCACGTGGTGATGTCGGCCTACGTCTGA